In a single window of the Pseudomonas entomophila genome:
- a CDS encoding APC family permease: MSGKFKKQLSLLDLTFIGLGAIFGSGWLFAASHVSAIAGPAGILSWFLGGFAVLLLGIVYCELGAALPRAGGVVRYPVYSHGPLLGYLMGFITLIAFSSLIAIEVVASRQYAAAWFPGLTKAGSSDPTVLGWLVQFALLLLFFALNYRSVKTFAKANNLVSVFKFIVPLLVIGVLFTFFKPENFSVQGFAPFGLSGVEMAVSAGGIIFAYLGLTPIISVASEVKNPQRTIPIALILSVLLSTAIYALLQLAFLGSIPTEMLANGWAGVTKELALPYRDIALALGVGWLAYLVVADAVISPSGCGNIYMNATPRVVYGWAQTGTFFKYFTRIDEQSGIPRPALWLTFGLAVFWTLPFPSWEALINVVSAALVLSYAVAPVSVAALRRSAPDMARPFRVKGMNVLGPLSFIIAALIVYWSGWNTVSWLLALQIVMFVLYLVCRRFVPTEHLSLGQQVRSSAWLIGFYAVTIFLSWLGSFGGLGVIGHPFDTLVVAASALGIYYWGAATGVPARLVRLDGDDESEANVQPQAAHRPAVIAS, from the coding sequence ATGTCAGGCAAATTCAAGAAACAGCTGTCATTGCTGGACCTCACCTTCATCGGCCTTGGCGCCATCTTCGGCTCCGGCTGGCTGTTCGCCGCCAGCCACGTCTCGGCCATCGCCGGCCCCGCCGGCATCCTCTCCTGGTTCCTTGGCGGCTTTGCCGTACTGTTGCTGGGTATCGTCTACTGCGAACTGGGCGCCGCCCTTCCCCGCGCCGGTGGCGTGGTGCGCTACCCGGTGTACTCCCACGGCCCACTGCTGGGTTACCTGATGGGTTTCATCACCCTGATCGCCTTCTCCAGCCTGATCGCCATCGAAGTGGTCGCCTCGCGCCAATACGCCGCGGCCTGGTTTCCCGGGCTGACCAAAGCCGGCTCCAGCGACCCGACGGTGCTCGGCTGGCTGGTGCAGTTCGCCCTGCTGTTGCTGTTCTTCGCGCTCAACTACCGTAGCGTGAAGACCTTCGCCAAGGCCAACAACCTGGTCAGCGTGTTCAAGTTCATCGTGCCGCTGCTGGTGATCGGCGTGCTGTTCACCTTCTTCAAACCGGAGAACTTCTCGGTCCAGGGCTTCGCGCCGTTCGGCCTGTCCGGCGTGGAAATGGCCGTGTCGGCCGGCGGCATCATCTTCGCCTACCTGGGGCTCACACCGATCATCTCGGTGGCCAGCGAAGTGAAGAACCCGCAGCGCACCATCCCCATCGCGCTGATCCTCTCGGTGCTGTTGTCCACCGCCATCTATGCCCTGCTGCAACTGGCCTTCCTCGGTAGCATCCCGACCGAAATGCTGGCAAACGGCTGGGCCGGGGTGACCAAGGAACTGGCCCTGCCCTACCGCGACATCGCCCTGGCCCTGGGTGTCGGCTGGCTGGCCTACCTGGTGGTGGCGGACGCGGTGATCTCGCCCAGCGGCTGCGGCAACATCTACATGAACGCCACCCCCCGCGTGGTCTATGGCTGGGCGCAGACCGGCACCTTCTTCAAGTACTTCACCCGCATCGACGAACAGTCCGGCATCCCACGCCCGGCACTGTGGCTGACCTTCGGCCTGGCAGTGTTCTGGACCTTGCCGTTCCCATCCTGGGAGGCCCTGATCAATGTGGTGTCGGCCGCCCTGGTGCTGAGCTACGCCGTGGCCCCGGTGTCGGTCGCTGCCCTGCGTCGCAGCGCCCCGGACATGGCTCGGCCGTTCCGGGTCAAGGGCATGAATGTGCTCGGCCCGCTGTCGTTCATCATCGCCGCGCTGATCGTCTACTGGTCGGGCTGGAACACCGTGTCCTGGCTGCTGGCCCTGCAGATCGTGATGTTCGTGCTGTACCTGGTGTGCCGCCGGTTCGTGCCCACCGAGCACTTGTCGCTGGGCCAGCAGGTGCGCTCCTCGGCGTGGCTGATCGGCTTCTACGCCGTGACCATTTTCCTGTCCTGGCTGGGCAGCTTCGGTGGCCTGGGCGTGATCGGCCACCCGTTCGACACGCTGGTCGTGGCTGCCAGTGCGCTGGGGATCTACTACTGGGGCGCGGCCACTGGCGTGCCGGCGCGGCTGGTACGGCTGGATGGCGATGACGAGAGCGAAGCCAATGTCCAGCCTCAAGCCGCCCATCGTCCCGCAGTCATTGCTTCATGA
- a CDS encoding 4-hydroxyproline epimerase: protein MKQLHVIDSHTGGEPTRLVMKGFPTLTGRSMAEQRDELRELHDHWRRACLLEPRGNDVLVGALYCPPASADATCGVIFFNNAGYLNMCGHGTIGLVASLRHLGLIEPGVHKIDTPVGQVSATLHEDGAVTVGNVPAYRYRKQVAVEVPGHGVVHGDIAWGGNWFFLVNEHGQRLELGNVEALTDYTWTMLKALEAQGISGEHGAPIDHIELFADDPHANSRNFVMCPGKAYDRSPCGTGTSAKLACLAADGKLAEGQVWTQASITGSQFHGRYEREGDHIRPFITGRAYMTADSTLLIDEQDPFAWGI, encoded by the coding sequence ATGAAACAACTTCACGTCATCGACTCCCACACCGGCGGCGAACCCACCCGCCTGGTGATGAAAGGGTTCCCGACGCTCACCGGCCGCAGCATGGCCGAGCAGCGCGACGAGCTGCGCGAACTGCATGACCACTGGCGCCGGGCCTGCCTGCTGGAACCACGCGGCAACGATGTACTGGTCGGCGCGCTTTATTGCCCCCCGGCTTCGGCGGATGCCACCTGCGGGGTGATCTTCTTCAACAACGCCGGCTACTTGAACATGTGTGGCCACGGCACCATTGGCCTGGTCGCTTCGCTCCGCCACCTGGGGCTGATCGAACCCGGCGTACACAAGATCGACACGCCGGTCGGCCAGGTCAGCGCCACGCTGCACGAAGACGGCGCGGTGACCGTCGGCAACGTGCCAGCCTACCGCTACCGCAAGCAGGTGGCGGTCGAGGTGCCCGGCCACGGCGTGGTGCATGGCGACATCGCCTGGGGCGGCAACTGGTTCTTCCTGGTCAACGAACATGGCCAGCGCCTCGAGCTGGGCAACGTCGAAGCCCTCACCGACTACACCTGGACAATGCTCAAGGCCCTCGAAGCCCAGGGCATCAGCGGTGAGCACGGCGCGCCGATCGACCACATCGAACTGTTCGCCGACGACCCCCACGCCAACAGCCGCAACTTCGTCATGTGCCCCGGCAAGGCCTACGACCGCTCGCCTTGCGGCACCGGCACCAGCGCCAAGCTGGCGTGCCTGGCCGCCGACGGCAAGCTCGCCGAAGGCCAGGTGTGGACCCAGGCCAGCATTACCGGCAGCCAGTTCCACGGCCGTTACGAACGCGAGGGCGATCACATCCGCCCGTTCATCACCGGCCGCGCCTACATGACCGCCGACAGCACCCTGCTGATCGACGAGCAGGATCCGTTCGCCTGGGGCATCTGA